Proteins encoded together in one Anopheles darlingi chromosome 3, idAnoDarlMG_H_01, whole genome shotgun sequence window:
- the LOC125954589 gene encoding uncharacterized protein LOC125954589: MKKIRRWLLLFAVIIALMVRVDGLKATSLIFGRGPATTTTTTTTSTTTAATSTTEESAEAEDEVADQGEDGATKAPLTGIPQVDYVWDPNLPRELRGFNLSNYPFLDSVPAEEDIGFTCDPKLHDGFYASIKYNCQLYHHCIHGIRYDFLCANYTAFDQKTFICHFASEVDCKNSPKYWFRNEPLYKATTTTTVKPPPTTSTTPSPTTVASRPKPLRKPVRRRRPQVDYYYYDEEYEDDYYEERNRRRKNRPRNRRPIYEDDYEEEDRFERPAPRPVDRYRERERDRIEEDDDYEERRPIARPQKTRTRNQERRPVPVDDDRRGYYGGGATEERRRRPAMADERRRLPAVDLEDEKPVRPMNERRRVPSPDRDTIRRPLTNDRRSFGAEGERKPAKRPIYSDDELDEEYDSVAPAYGSNGRRGVADRGRQQQQQQQQQQQNDNVVTVKPAGGSIYGRPRAAPRINRPVPLNEKSKYAYGGGSEAGAKAGGYSAKSSTTAAPSPDPEYYDEYEEDEQPQPGRRDTAVDKPRKQAVAGDYGEAEPVATGVNGQRKPPRPSASSDVVYYDDVIVAKEDLPFRPVPGNVRKPEQTERINSRDNSELATGYNRYQANTEAKGRGSTKHQLGKATTTTTTTTTTTTTAGSVSRDEDEVVDGGEEELEDEYVPAVRPSVRPAAANLYANFKNKKQQLQQQQQQQQQPQTVAVAEPAPRQPLRSTKRPFLPSRGGNPYLARGLQPVGVAKQPLAKPSETEKPAPFRIDLDSPTSAPHPASGKRNQQQQQQQTRDSAPAQPQQEVVNVKTLDELYDDEFDVTLNDALNPTLKPLTRSAPAPTNYFRNRYVHQPDQSEFVPFEPAYAPSEFRRSAAIRPPPAAILYHTHAGETGGLQRQRYETYGTYQY; encoded by the exons ATGAAAAAGATCCGCCGATGGCTGTTACTATTTGCGG TCATTATAGCGCTGATGGTGCGAGTGGACGGTTTGAAGGCAACGTCGTTGATCTTTGGCCGCGgtccagccaccaccacgacgacaacgaccaccagcacgacgacggccgctACGTCAACCACGGAAGAGTCGGCCGAAGCTGAGGACGAG GTCGCGGATCAGGGTGAGGATGGAGCGACGAAGGCACCGCTCACCGGCATACCGCAGGTCGATTACGTCTGGGATCCGAACTTGCCGCGTGAGCTGCGAGg GTTCAATCTGTCCAACTATCCCTTCCTGGATTCGGTCCCGGCCGAGGAGGACATCGGGTTCACCTGCGATCCGAAGCTGCACGATGGGTTCTACGCCTCGATCAAGTACAACTGTCAG CTCTACCACCACTGCATCCACGGGATCCGGTACGATTTCCTGTGCGCCAACTATACCGCCTTCGACCAGAAGACCTTCATCTGCCATTTCGCGTCCGAGGTCGACTGCAAAAACTCGCCCAAGTATTGGTTCCGCAACGAGCCACTGTACaaggcgacaacgacgacgacggtaaaACCACCGCCCACGACATCAACGACTCCCTCACCGACCACGGTAGCATCTCGACCGAAACCACTACGCAAACCGGTCAGGAGGAGACGTCCGCAGGTcgattactactactacgacgagGAGTACGAGGATGATTACTATGAGGAGCGCAACCGACGCAGGAAGAATCGGCCCCGAAACCGGCGACCGATTTATGAGGATGATTACGAGGAGGAAGATCGTTTCGAGCGGCCAGCACCCCGTCCGGTCGATCGCTACCGGGAGCGTGAGCGTGATCGGatcgaggaggacgatgactATGAGGAGCGGCGACCGATTGCGAGGCCGCAGAAAACGCGCACCCGGAACCAGGAGCGTCGTCCGgtgccggttgatgatgatcgtcgagGGTattacggtggtggtgcgacggAGGAACGACGCCGTCGTCCAGCGATGGCTGATGAGCGCCGGCGACTACCGGCCGTAGATCTGGAAGACGAAAAGCCGGTGAGACCGATGAATGAACGTCGGCGCGTCCCTTCCCCCGATCGGGACACCATCCGGCGTCCATTGACGAACGATCGGCGTTCGTTCGGTGCCGAGGGTGAACGGAAACCCGCCAAGCGTCCCATCTACAGTGACGATGAGCTGGACGAGGAGTACGATTCCGTGGCACCGGCGTACGGTAGTAATGGCCGCCGTGGTGTCGCGGATCGAGgacgccaacagcaacagcagcagcaacaacagcaacagaacgaTAACGTCGTGACGGTCAAACCGGCCGGTGGCAGTATCTACGGACGACCGCGTGCCGCACCACGCATCAACCGGCCCGTTCCGTTGAACGAGAAGAGTAAATACGcgtacggtggtggttccgaggCCGGTGCCAAGGCAGGCGGATACTCGGCCAAATCATCGACAACGGCGGCACCATCGCCCGATCCGGAGTACTACGATGAGTACGAGGAGGACGAGCAACCGCAACCGGGCCGCCGGGATACGGCCGTCGACAAACCGAGAAAGCAGGCGGTGGCCGGTGACTACGGTGAGGcggaaccggtggccaccggcgtCAACGGGCAACGGAAACCACCGCGCCCGAGCGCTTCATCCGACGTCGTGTACTACGACGATGTGATCGTGGCGAAGGAGGATCTTCCGTTCCGGCCGGTGCCGGGAAACGTGCGGAAGCCGGAGCAAACCGAGCGTATCAACAGCCGGGACAATTCCGAGCTGGCGACCGGCTACAATCGGTATCAGGCCAACACCGAGGCAAAGGGACGCGGATCGACCAAGCATCAGCTGGGGaaggcgacgacaacgacgacaacgacgacgacgacgaccactacCGCCGGCTCGGTGAGTCGCGATGAGGACGAAGTGGTGGACGGTGGTGAGGAAGAGCTGGAGGATGAGTATGTGCCAGCGGTGCGTCCCTCGGTGCGTCCTGCCGCGGCCAATCTGTATGCGAACTTCAagaacaagaagcagcagctgcaacagcagcaacagcagcaacaacagccacaaactgttgctgttgctgagccTGCGCCAAGGCAACCACTGCGCTCGACCAAGAGACCGTTCCTGCCGAGCCGTGGTGGCAATCCCTATCTGGCCCGTGGTCTACAACCGGTCGGTGTTGCCAAGCAACCGTTGGCGAAGCcttcggaaacggaaaaaccaGCGCCGTTCCGTATCGATCTGGATAGTCCGACCAGTGCACCCCACCCTGCATCTGGAAAGCggaatcaacagcagcagcaacaacagacgaGAGATTCAGCTCcagcacagccacagcaggaGGTGGTGAACGTGAAGACGCTCGATGAGCTGTACGATGATGAGTTCGATGTGACGCTGAATGATGCGCTCAATCCGACGCTGAAACCGCTGACACGGTCCGCACCGGCCCCGACCAACTACTTCCGCAACCGCTACGTCCACCAGCCGGACCAGTCCGAGTTTGTGCCGTTCGAGCCGGCCTACGCACCGTCCGAGTTCCGCCGATCGGCCGCCATTCGCCCACCGCCGGCCGCCATCCTCTACCATACGCACGCTGGCGAGACGGGCGGtctgcagcggcagcggtaCGAAACGTACGGTACCTACCAGTACTGa